TTTAGAAATGAGAAATCGGTCAGATATGCATTGGCAAACTACCTTCTAGTATGTTCGTGCCTATTTGCTTAGGCCCATTACTTTCAAATATGGTTCATTAAACACATTATCTTTTTCGAGAGGCCCATTTTAGGCatttagttatgtttttgttttccgtcCTCAAGTGTTTGACAAATTTTAAAGACATTGCTCAGGcccattattttaaaatatgtttcacTAAGCCCATTATCACATGGGCTAAGGACGatgaattataatttaatgGCAACTGGGTAGTTATTatcatgtttattttaaaGCGTGTTACAGTAAAACGATTATCTGAAcactttattattatgaataCTATCTATACTGCTGGTCAGAATTAAATAATACTACTAATCTATGTCTAGTAATCGCATGTGATGGCTAGTTTTTCGGATCGGCTACCGATCCTTCGATCCATTTTTCACGTAGCTAGAGTTAAAATGTCGTGAATGGAACTTGCaattaaaacagaaaacaaataagcATCTCATCAATTGTATACGTACTTTAGTAATtaagttaacaaaatattttgttcacatcacaaatttgttgttttgggtTCGCCAAGAAAAGAGTTATCCACTTCGACAGGCACAATTGACAACTATAGACGACGTATGTTATTAAAAATCTCACATTTTATTTCACGGAACTTAATCaacaaatttcatatttatacCTCACATCGCAGGATAAAATCAatagaaagcaaaacaaatctttgctattaaattttcaaaagagaaatttCAAACATAAGACAATAAGTCCAAGACCAAACCCTAGTCCGACTTTCTTCTCACCGGAGCCTGACTTATCCGACGGTGACGCTGCCTTCTTAGTGGAGCCGGAGTCATCGGTAACCCCACCGGATTTAGATTTAGGGGCAGGAGCAATCGGCGAAAGCTTGTGCTCTCCGAACATCTCACCGGGCAACAAAACCATGTCGACAACATAAACTGCGAGAGGACGTTGTTGCCTCAACGAATTGCTAATACGTGTCTCCACATAACCAGTAGAGacattgatttggtttgtttggCCGGTGAAGTTAAGCCCGTAAACACCGTTGTCTCGGCCAGAAGCTTGAGTCCTAACCGGGTTACTCACGGAGAGGAGATCATCCATACTGTAATATTTGGGGCTAACGTGGTAGAGAATGAGTTTAACTTGATCGTCAGGGCTTAACTGGTTTAGGGTTCcgggtttaaggttttgaaaAGCATTGTCTGTTGGTGCGAACACCGTCATACCTTCGGATGAACTATTGACTTGAATGTTCACTTGACTACCGACTTGAGTGATGTTTAGAAGATGGATGAAAGTAGTGAATTGACCACCTTTTTCGAGGATCGCAGTGAGGTTGATGGGACCAGCAGGCTCTGGAGCGGGGGCTGCCGGCTGAGCCGTTGCCTTGGTTGCGAGTAGTACGGCTGCGATGAGGAGGAGAGGAGCTAGAGTTAGACGAGTGGTAGCCATTATTGGTTTGCTTAGTTAAAGTGTGAAGAGTGATTTGGAAAGTGAGATCGGAAGGGAATGGTTTATATGGAAGTTGAATGTTTGGAGTGATGAGTTGTATCTTGTTGGAATGAGATGGCCAAGTCAATACAAAACGTTTGTAGACAAATAATGTCTAGACTAGAGATATATCATTAACATAAATGTTGTGTAGATGAATTCATATACGAATATATCAGCCGTTAAGATTCGTTTAGTATTTAAAATTAGCatatgagaaaaatattagattaGAATATGAGGTTGGTGGAACCGTAGGTAGAGCCCACATCACATGTAATGGGATCGAGAGAGTCaataatttacataaaatatgtGTGGAAGATAATGTTCGACAACACAACTTACGGTGTAAGGTGGACGTAAATCGGGATAGGAATTTAGGGAATGAAATggagaaaattgaaaaatcctTGGACATAAAACCTTCTACATTTGGTATTGCTACAAGCCTACACCTAGATAGGTCCTATTAAAtcagaactttttttttatagatagtATCATCACTATATCATCATTAGAAGTTAACTGAGAATAGAATACAAAACTTTACAGCATAAATGACTTACAAATAATGTAATTAACGTAATCCGCAATATACATACAATTGATGCATTCATACATATAGATGCGTAGACATGTAGCATGTAATGTATGTTAGAAGAATATAtgatgtgtgtgtttttgtaaaaaagaacaaaatgagTGGACAGGCTGACTAAGTGACAGCTGGGAACACACAAGTTGGCATGTGGGAGAGTGGAAGACCCTTAAGTTTATATTGCCTTATCACTAACAATTGCATATTTAAGAcaataaactaattaattggTTCATTACCAACACCATGAAATCCCGTACATGAATTCAACATAGAAAATGTGTATACATTTGTTCTAGAATGCATGCATGACGTCTCTCCCTTTCGTTGATGTGAAAACGGCACGCAGTTGGAGAACAAAAGTAATGAAATTCCAACCTGAGTTGCATGGGCTATATCGGGCTTAGACACTGCTTTTGTAGATGGCTTATAATGGGCTTAATTCTAAATCGGGCCCACACATATTGAGAAtcttgaggtttttttttttgtttagttggGTCTGAAAGGAAATCTTGAGAATTAAAAGGCCTTATCTCAAAATTAAGTTTAATGAAAGACGCATAAAAAAACCcataataacacaaaactctaaaataatgaattgggaaaataaatattatgtattttttgtccttgctaatatttgtttacaaaacagaggaagacaGACCAAATTTAGAAACAAGGATCCAAGTGGAAGCATCCGAGCAGCATGCAGCCATACACTCGTCACGTCGGTTCGTCGCGTCCGCCACATCATCACGTGGTTCTCACGTGTTTACTCTCTAGACTCTCATCAGTGTTCTTTTCTAATACAGTAATAACTCAAACTTTAACCTTAGTTTTTAAACGTCTAAATCtgattcttacattttttacaagctttacttttatttatgcTTACATTATTACAAGCcttaattttttcttacacaAAAACAATCGATTACTATACTATAACATTAAAACCGGGTTCTcccaaaaaaaatcgattaaatttttatttagatacaataataacttttaaactcttttgtCGTTTTTGTTCCCCGTTGTCTGTTTTTCGATGCCCATATTAGATGCTGATGTGTAAGAACATGCACTTTAAGGAGGCATGCAAGCTGAAATGTGTCTACTACTCGTCTACTCCCTCCATTTACAAGTTCAAGTACTTCTCATTTTCCGTTCGtcattactattttaaattacTAGTAGAACAGCAAACAAAACGAGAATACACATTACTTAGAGGGTCACTGATAATATGATGTCTtccaaaaaatgtttaatgCCAAAAGTAGAAAAACGTAATACATGTGGAGTGTCACCCCGATCAAGAGAGCTATTTCCCTTAAACCAATTGGTGTCAAATTAGTTAATTATCTAAACCATGGGTCGACAATTATAATTCGATTTCATTGTTTATTGAATAAATCATAACCAAGACTAAACTGTAGCGAATATGAAACAAATTGGTCTACACTAtcattttgttacaaaatgttgaataatttattttaaaaaataaataataaaatcttgaccaaaactaaaataatatcagACCTAATTATCGAATGTAAGTATGTTACTGATTATTGGATTATTGGATTATGCGTCTATTTGTTTTCGATTATTGGATTTGTCTATTTTTATTGGTGTTATggtgttatttttatttttaaaagaactCTTTACAACAAGTCTCCTATAAATACATAAACTCCATAACCCACAAAGTAAGAAAGTAAATCaataaagaggaagaaaaatggGTCGAGTCTCATCtattatctctttctctttgacaCTCTTGATCCTCTTCAATGGCTACACTGCCCAACAGTGGCCCAACGAGTGCCAGCTCGATCAACTCAATGCGCTCGAACCATCCCAAATCATCAAGAGCGAGGGTGGTCGCATCGAGGTCTGGGACCACCATGCACCCCAGCTCCGTTGCTCCGGCTTTGCCTTTGAGCGTTTCGTCATTGAGCCTCAGGGTCTTTTCTTGCCCACTTTCTTGAACGCCGGCAAACTCACGTTTGTTGTTCACGGTgcgtttatatatatactacattataataatatatagatcgacaagaaaaatagtaaCTAATATAAATCTTACATTTCCTTGTCCAGTATAAGTActgcaaatgaaaaaaatatttggcaTTCTCATAGATCATAAAAAATAGTAGAAGTTCCAAAAGCTtcattatttgtaaaaatgtttgatattattttttggctATGATAAATAGGAAGGGGTCTAATGGGAAGAGTTATTCCGGGATGCGCCGAGACGTTCATGGAGTCACCGGTATTTGGAGAAGGTCAAGGTCAGGGTCAGAGTCAAGGGTTCCGTGACATGCACCAGAAAGTAGAGCACCTACGGTGCGGTGACACCATTGCAACACCATCTGGTGTAGCTCAATGGTTCTACAACAATGGAAATGAGCCTCTCATTCTTGTTGCAGCCGCGGATCTCGCCAGCAACCAGAACCAGCTTGACCGCAACCTTAGAGTAAgtccaaacacaaaaataaaattcttattttgtttgtttgattaattatatcgAAATAGATCTTTTGCCGAGTTAGAAATTcttgaaatttatttgtttagttttcaGTTAATCGTTATTTCAAGGCAATTTCTCAGTTAATTATAactttaaagaaaatgatttacaactaattttttaaccaattatatAAGCTCAAACGATTTACATAAAACTTTAGTTTGGTGAATTAGTTTTGCGTTAGTTTCACATTTCTACACTTCAAATTTCGCCACTAAAAGTTtcagaaatatattttcatgtttacAGCCATTTTTGATAGCCGGAAACAACCCACAAGGGCAGGAATGGCTACAAGGCCGAAAGCAACAGAAGCAAAACAACATCTTCAATGGCTTCGCACCTGAGATCTTGGCTCAAGCCTTCAAGATCAATGTCGAGACGGCTCAGCAGCTCCAGAACCAGCAAGATAACCGTGGCAACATCGTCAAGGTCAACGGACCTTTCGGCGTCATTAGGCCACCCTTGAGACGCGGCGAAGGCGGCCAACAACCACATGAAATAGCTAATGGTTTAGAGGAGACTTTGTGCACCATGCGATGCACTGAAAACCTCGATGACCCGTCGGATGCTGACGTGTACAAGCCATCACTCGGATACATTAGCACACTTAACAGCTACAATCTTCCTATCCTCAGACTTCTCCGCCTTAGCGCTCTTCGTGGCTCCATCCGTAAAGTAAGCTCAACAAATctttagaaaattaattttatgtgACATATGCAATAATTTGATTTGGCAAGATAAACTAATAGATTTTGCGATTTGGAGTTTTAAACTCTAAATAATCTAAATCGTTTTCAAttggtttaaatatatatcttgcAATTTTAatcgtttttaattaaaaaatatatatatatatatatatcttgcaTTTTTAATcgttttcaatttaaaaaatatatcttgCACGCAGAACGCTATGGTGCTACCGCAATGGAACGTAAACGCAAACGCGGCACTCTACGTGACAAACGGAAAGGCTCATATACAAATGGTGAACGACAACGGAGAAAGAGTGTTCGACCAAGAGATCTCCAGCGGACAGTTACTAGTCGTGCCACAAGGCTTTTCGGTCATGAAACATGCCATAGGCGAACAGTTCGAGTGGATCGAATTCAAGACAAACGAAAACGCACAGGTCAACACACTCGCGGGCCGTACCTCAGTCATGAGAGGTTTGCCGCTTGAGGTTATAACCAATGGGTACCAGATCTCTCCCGAAGAAGCTAAACGAGTAAAGTTTAGCACGATTGAGACCACACTGACCCATAGCAGTCCAATGAGCTACGGAAGGCCTAGGGCTTGAGGCTTGATGAGCGCGTGGTGGAATAGCGTTTGAATCTAAAGTTCGGTTTGGTACGACTTGtaatatgaaataataatgTACAAAGAAGTTCTACGCTTAAGGgaactgttttgttttgagcTTTGTATTAGGACGTCTAGTGTACAACAACGAACGTCGTGTATAAGCGATCGTTGACTCTGCACATGTAACTCTTTCCtgaataaaaaatctttaagtCTTTAATTTCTACATCTTTTAGGATTATATAAACGttactatataaataaaaaagaaaaaaaaatcagttcaCTAACATGCGAGACTTTGGGCTAAATATAGTGATTCCAAAGAAAATGagttataatattaattaatataaagcTCATTTTCTTTGGAATATCGttataagaatattttaaCTTGGATATAACTGGGCTTACGCCATTTGCATCTCgaggattttttgtttttgtttttgtttttttaatacattctCGCACTTACACACTAAAAATCATAATGATCTTCTTAATTCTTTAGCGGAACCACCaattaatctttttattaagAACTTTATTACTTATTTCACTTATTTGTGCATACGTGCATTATTTTGGCAGTAACAAATATCGCGTTATATATACTGAAATCCGGACGCATTAATAATAGGGATATGATTATATGAACCACTATCTAGCTTTGGTAGAAACCCaattataatcaaataatttacCATTATTGAATAAATTAGGCTATATAAGTTCATTAATAGATGCTATAGGTTTTTCTTACAAGGCACAcatttgattgttattttctttcatatacaCTGAATGTACATGTGTACACTTGGCATACATGGCAAGATTATGTGTTACAATATAGACTGTGCCATTGCCATGCAATGTGACTCCTGTGGCCATTTCTATCACAATGTGTCAATCTTGGAGTATCCGTTGTTTATCCTCTAATTTACTGATTAATTTATGAAcatgtataattatttatatcatATGATCTCGTAAGATATCTTAGCATTTTCCACCATATGTTATTAGTAAATCATCTAGATGGATTGATGTAAATAGGAAAGTTAAATTAACACACCAAAAAAGTAACTGATTAAAAGCATACAACTTAATATTCAGATTATGGTAACTAAATCAGTCTCATGCAAACTCCAAAAAATTATACGAGTCACAactcttgatttttttccggttaaacaaaatacatattttcatttgtatgCAACCAGAATAAAACACTAACTATCTCCTTTAAATACCATTTTCCCTACGAGTCTACGACGCTCTCTAAACTtcttatacaaaacaaaacacacccAAATATGCataagcttttgttttctcttctctccgtCGTCTCACTCTcatttctcctcttcttccatgGCGCCGAGGCACGCCAGCGAGAGGCGCCGTTTCCAAACGCCTGCCATTTCAGCCAAATCAACAGCCTCGCGCCCGCTCAGGCGACGAAGTTCGAAGCCGGTCAGATGGAAGTATGGGACCACATGAGCCCTGAGCTCCGATGCGCCGGTGTAACGGTGGCTCGCATCACCCTTCAGCCCAATTCCATTTTCTTGCCCGCTTTCTTTAGCCCACCTGCCCTTGCTTACGTTGTCCaaggtaagaaaataaataaatacgcTTTTTGATCAAGACCTAATTAAAAACTCGCAACCtatagaaaatctaaaaaaagtggtcttttattttaattgttttcagGAGAAGGAGTTATGGGGACGATTGCTTCTGGTTGTCCTGAGACTTTTGCAGAAGTTGAAGGATCAtcaggaagaggaggaggaggagaccCGGGTCGACGTTTTGAGGACATGCACCAGAAGTTGGAGAATTTCCGGCGAGGGGATGTGTTTGCTTCGCTTGCCGGAGTTTCACAGTGGTGGTACAACCGCGGTGATTCCGATGCCGTCATTGTCATTGTTCTTGATGTCACCAACAGAGAAAACCAGCTTGACCAAGTCCCTAGGGTAATCATCAAATTCAAGAAAGTCCAAATTTGTACTGCATGCAAACTATATGACTACCACTCAGTGATTAAAATAgtgattcatatatataacacataatgtcatttttttgtgaacCCTTCATATGTAGATGTTCCAACTAGCCGGGAGCAGaacgcaagaagaagaacaaccaTTAACGTGGCCATCAGGCAACAACGCTTTCAGCGGTTTCGACCCAAACATAATCGCGGAAGCATTCAAAATCAACATCGAGACAGCTAAGCAACTACAAAACCAGAAGGACAACAGAGGAAACATAATCCGAGCAAATGGTCCTCTCCATTTCGTCATCCCACCGCCTCGTGAATGGCAGCAAGATGGCATTGCTAATGGCATCGAAGAGACTTATTGCACGGCTAAGATTCATGAGAATATCGATGATCCAGAACGGTCTGACCATTTTAGCACACGAGCCGGAAGAATCAGCACTCTTAACAGCCTTAATCTCCCTGTTCTACGTCTAGTCAGACTTAACGCCCTTAGAGGTTATCTCTACAGCGTAAGTATCCCACTTTTAAATTAGATTTACAAATTCTTTATGTGCTATATAATGAATTCTCGTGGAGATAGGGAGGAATGGTGTTGCCACAATGGACGGCAAACGCGCACACGGTGCTATACGTCACAGGAGGTCAAGCCAAGATACAAGTGGTGGACGACAATGGTCAGTCGGTGTTCAATGAGCAAGTGGGACAAGGCCAAATCATTGTGATTCCACAAGGCTTTGCAGTTTCAAAAACGGCTGGTGAAACGGGTTTCGAGTGGATATCATTCAAGACAAACGATAACGCTTACATTAACACACTGAGCGGCCAAACATCGTACTTGAGAGCAGTTCCAGTGGATGTGATCAAAGCGTCATATGGAGTGAACGAGGAAGAAGCCAAGAGGATCAAGTTTAGTCAGCAAGAGACCATGTTGTCTATGACACcaagctcttcttcttaagCTCTTTAATTGCTTcctttaatgtttttttagattttccaGTCactgaaataaataaagatgaGACTAATAACCAACTTTTCACAAAGcttcaataacaaaatttcagaTTAAAAATTCCTACTAACATACACATCTTAGCTTTTATGATTAcgttgattttattttgttaaatttgattaCGTTGATTagtgtatatattaaattaaaatcattgAAAGGATAATGATaacactaataaaaaaaagaagaagaaggttacGGTCTCGTAAAGCTTTCAAAAGTCCGCAACGATCACACACGTCTTTCTCCGAAACTCGTCTGAGAGAGGCTCTGAGATTCGATGTCgttcgaggaagaagaagaggaggaaacATTCGAGCATACACTTCTCGTGGTGCGTGAGGTCTCCGTTTACAAGATCCCGCCGCGAACCACATCCGGCGGATACAAGTGCGGCGAATGGCTTCAATCCGATAAGATCTGGTCTGGTAGACTCCGCGTCGTATCGTGCAAGGATCGATGCGAGATCCGCCTCGAGGATTCGAATTCCGGTGATCTTTTCGCAGCTTGTTTTGTGGATCCTGGACGTAGAGAGAACTCTGTAGAGCCGTCTCTCGATTCGTCTAGGTATTTCGTTCTCAGGATCGATGACGGGAGAGGGAAGTATGCGTTTATCGGGCTAGGATTCGCTGAGAGGAACGAAGCGTTTGATTTCAATGTTGCGTTATCGGATCATGAAAAGTACGTTAGgagggagaaagagaaggagacaGGGGAAACGAGTGAGAGCGATAATCATATTGATATCCATCCTGCCGTTAATCACAGATTGAAGGTAAACTGATCTGTTCATAAGCTAGCTTTTGGAATTAAGATAGGATCAATGCGGAATCTGATAATTTGGAGAAATCTGATTGAAGCTTTCAGATCTATTTTGGAAAAACAACTATCGAATCCAATGTGGAATTGATTGATTCAGATACGTTTTGTAGTATCATTCTCATTGCAAAGTTCTTATCTTGCTAGTAGGCTATAGCTAAAAGTTGCTTGGTCTTGGTGTTTGTATCAGTGATGAGAATATTTTGGATGCATTATCTGCTGAGATTGATTAGCTATTCgttatttggattttctaaTTTCCTTTATTTGTAGTGTTATTTGGTGGAAGATCTTTGTAGTTTGTATGCTCTGTGTAGATATTAGGATGAGTAAATAGTACCAGCCTTAATTTTTCTCGATCTTGTGTTGTGTTCATCATCTCTAATCTTAAATTGATGCTGCTATATGTCTTGATTTTGCTCTTTTAGTCTTCACAGATGGTTCATAAtcacaagttttgttttagcaTCCACTCGTAGTTGCAGAACAtactcatttgattttgtttactcaATATCTTTCTCTGGGAACCGTAACTGTAGAATCAATATTTCAATTCTGATTGAACTCCATCATTTATCCGGAAAAGGAAAATTCTTGGCATTTGGACTTGGTAGAACCTGAAaagattgttgttttgatgGGTTTTAAGGAAGGTGAAACCATAAGAATCAACGTGAAGCCGAAACCAACAACAAATGGCACTGGGATGCTCTCAGCTGCTCTTTCAGGAACGGGGAAGCCAAAACCTCTAGCACTTGCCCCACCCCCCAAAGCTGCCGGAGTAACCAGGTCTCCTTTACCTCCTCCTCCAAACGATCCCGTCGCTTCAAGGATTGCATCTGATGGCTGCAAGGAATCACGCAGGAACGAGCCTCTATCTGATCTATCTCAGCTCAAGGTAAATAAACCTTGTCTTCTTAATTACATTTATTCTTATTCTCTAAGGTTACTCTAAATTATCCTTGATTTGGTAATACTCGGCAGAAAAATCTTCCTTCAACGGCGGGATCAGGATCGAGCAAGTCAACAGGAGCTGCATCAGGTTGGGCAGCTTTCTGATGAATGGAGTGTAAAATTTAAGTTATTGGACAAGTCcggcttcatcttcttgtgaCTTGAGAGCACGAGACAATAGACAACAATGGTGGTCAGCCAACAGTCTTTTTGATGTATGTTAATGGTAAGTTGATGTGTGTTTCTTTGTAATCCTCCCACACTCcctgttttaattatttttcttccttataATCATCGTTGTTACATTATCGATTATCATTTGTATCACTGagatattaatatatacaaaaaggctttttcataatttcaaCTTTTGCTTCTACGTAAAACTAAAATGCTAAATCTGTTTGCTATTGCATGACTAAGCAAATAAATGTACaagaaaatattacaaaaaaaaaaaaaaaaacattttgtactCCCTTATACGCTGTCGTTTGGTTGACGATGCGTGATGACCAGCACACTGACGTGGCGACGTGCAAAGAGATACAATCGTTATATCACTGACGTGGCGAAAAGGTACTGGTATGACGTGGATTTAGCGTTGAACGAAACATATTTAAAGGACTGCATATTTGACCAAAGTAAACAATGTCGGTCCACCAACTAATCGTTACCTACTCCTTGTATCTGACCGCTTGAGAGCTTTTGGAGACTGGCAAAAATGGCGGAGAAAGATGCGACGGCGAGTGGCGATGACGCCATTAGAGTTAGCGGTATGCAATTCGCATACGAAGTTGAGGATCCAATATTCTTCGACTTCAACCTCGATCTTCCAGCTGGTTCTCGCTGTCTTCTGGTTGGTGCCAATGGATCTGGTACGATGATCGATTTCTAGAGAGAGATTTTCCTTGTagttagttttcattttttttctgtcttggGGTCACAGGTTTTGGATCAGCGATTCGACTTGTTATGTTTTCGGCGAGAATGGAAAGTTAAAGAcatcttttgtttgatttgatttaaaGTTTGGAACTTTGAAAATTGGCCCTATGCCTCTGCAATTTCAGAATTTATTTGCCAGTCTGAAATTGGAATCATCCGTTTCTGTCGTTCTGGGGTTGGGTTTTTTTGACGTCGTTGTAGTAGAATCCGGTTTGCCATGTGATCTTAATACTGCGATTAGCTTGAGGTATTTACCATGTTCAAAACTACTCCAGGctattgaatttgttttgttttttctggaAGACTAATGCTTGTGTTCCTTTGGTAAATTTGTTAAGGCAAGACAACCTTATTGAAGATTCTGGCTGGAAAGCATATGGTGGGAGGAAAGAACGTTGTACAAGTTCTTAGCCGCTCGGCTTTCCATGATACTCAACTTGTTTGCAGTGGTGACTTGTCTTACCTTGGAGGATCATGGAGTAAAACCGTTGGTTCAGCTGTGAGTAGTCCCTTATCTTCTTTCCATTTCTCATGCTTTTGTGAGATCTTTTAGGAATTTGATTGCCTAGAGAGT
This sequence is a window from Arabidopsis thaliana chromosome 1 sequence. Protein-coding genes within it:
- the ABCI18 gene encoding non-intrinsic ABC protein 4 (non-intrinsic ABC protein 4 (NAP4); FUNCTIONS IN: ATPase activity, coupled to transmembrane movement of substances, transporter activity; INVOLVED IN: extracellular transport; LOCATED IN: membrane; EXPRESSED IN: 26 plant structures; EXPRESSED DURING: 15 growth stages; CONTAINS InterPro DOMAIN/s: Adaptin ear-binding coat-associated protein 1 NECAP-1 (InterPro:IPR012466); BEST Arabidopsis thaliana protein match is: Adaptin ear-binding coat-associated protein 1 NECAP-1 (TAIR:AT3G58600.1); Has 448 Blast hits to 448 proteins in 135 species: Archae - 0; Bacteria - 0; Metazoa - 218; Fungi - 61; Plants - 115; Viruses - 0; Other Eukaryotes - 54 (source: NCBI BLink).) translates to MSFEEEEEEETFEHTLLVVREVSVYKIPPRTTSGGYKCGEWLQSDKIWSGRLRVVSCKDRCEIRLEDSNSGDLFAACFVDPGRRENSVEPSLDSSRYFVLRIDDGRGKYAFIGLGFAERNEAFDFNVALSDHEKYVRREKEKETGETSESDNHIDIHPAVNHRLKEGETIRINVKPKPTTNGTGMLSAALSGTGKPKPLALAPPPKAAGVTRSPLPPPPNDPVASRIASDGCKESRRNEPLSDLSQLKKNLPSTAGSGSSKSTGAASGWAAF